From Pandoraea vervacti, the proteins below share one genomic window:
- a CDS encoding ABC transporter substrate-binding protein, producing MHTRALQTWPRRMAWFGSGIALCAALWTSSVALAIGGKPAVDRDTVVFAIGKDINNLDGQVAATGDSQRYGWQLFDTLYAFDIQGNLKPSVATGVKIAPDGLQYTFTLRNDVKFHNGAKLTAKDVKYSVERILAPETKSTRRPYFANLVDRVDAPNDTTVVFHLKRQDGAFLNKIAGYLLLVPKTYTEGLASPEAFAREPVGSGPYKFVEQKIGQSVTLERFDGYWGPKPGIKRLVFKVIPEASSRINALLNGEVDVIDYVPSVDVARLKANAGLSVKSVPVGSPLAVRLYSNVPGTPLSKREVRLALNYALDTKAIINQALHGVGAQMSSYVSSSYPYGVDRTLKPYPYDPAQAKKLLAQGGYPNGFTTDLLCPTDNPKTLCEVIAAYWSAIGVKTNVKVIDYAAWSRLNNTHKGGPMTMMQFSNAIYDPVHPISGAATKEGTWSDYFNPEVEQLVAQGDAATSREQRDEIFRKIGRLLHDDGHAVLITELYYTFAADVKLNWEPQHGGGYYNLRSLSWK from the coding sequence ATGCACACACGGGCATTGCAAACGTGGCCGCGCCGGATGGCGTGGTTCGGTTCGGGTATCGCGCTGTGCGCGGCCCTTTGGACATCGTCGGTCGCGCTGGCGATCGGCGGAAAACCCGCTGTCGACCGCGATACGGTGGTCTTCGCGATCGGCAAGGACATCAACAATCTCGACGGTCAGGTCGCCGCCACGGGCGATTCACAGCGTTACGGCTGGCAGTTGTTCGACACGCTTTATGCGTTCGACATCCAGGGCAATCTGAAACCGAGCGTAGCCACGGGCGTGAAGATCGCGCCCGACGGGCTGCAATACACGTTCACGCTGCGCAACGATGTCAAATTCCACAATGGGGCGAAGCTCACGGCCAAGGATGTGAAGTATTCGGTCGAGCGCATTCTGGCGCCCGAGACGAAAAGCACGCGGCGTCCATACTTCGCCAATCTCGTCGATCGGGTGGATGCGCCCAACGATACGACCGTCGTATTTCATCTGAAGCGTCAGGACGGGGCCTTTCTTAACAAGATCGCCGGGTATTTGCTGCTCGTGCCGAAAACGTACACCGAAGGGCTGGCCTCCCCAGAGGCCTTTGCGCGCGAACCGGTCGGCTCCGGCCCATACAAGTTCGTCGAACAGAAGATCGGTCAGTCGGTCACCCTGGAGCGTTTTGACGGCTACTGGGGACCGAAACCCGGCATCAAGCGCCTCGTCTTCAAGGTCATTCCGGAGGCGAGCAGCCGCATCAATGCGTTGCTCAACGGCGAGGTCGACGTGATCGACTACGTGCCGAGCGTCGACGTCGCGCGCCTGAAGGCCAACGCGGGCCTGAGCGTCAAATCGGTGCCGGTCGGCAGCCCGCTCGCCGTGCGGCTCTACTCCAACGTGCCGGGTACGCCGCTCTCGAAGCGCGAGGTGCGGCTCGCACTGAACTACGCGCTCGACACCAAGGCCATCATCAATCAGGCACTGCATGGCGTGGGCGCACAGATGTCCTCGTATGTGTCGTCGAGCTACCCCTACGGCGTCGATCGCACGCTCAAGCCATATCCGTACGACCCGGCGCAGGCGAAGAAGCTCTTGGCGCAAGGCGGCTACCCCAACGGTTTCACGACCGATCTGCTGTGCCCGACGGATAACCCGAAGACACTATGCGAAGTGATTGCGGCGTACTGGTCGGCCATCGGCGTGAAGACCAACGTGAAGGTCATCGATTACGCCGCATGGAGTCGTCTGAACAACACGCACAAGGGCGGCCCGATGACGATGATGCAATTCTCGAACGCCATCTACGATCCCGTCCATCCGATCAGCGGTGCGGCGACGAAGGAAGGCACCTGGTCCGATTACTTCAACCCGGAAGTCGAGCAACTGGTCGCACAGGGCGACGCGGCAACTTCACGCGAGCAACGCGACGAGATCTTCAGGAAGATTGGCCGCCTGCTTCATGACGACGGTCACGCCGTGCTGATCACCGAGCTCTATTACACCTTCGCCGCAGATGTGAAGCTGAACTGGGAGCCGCAGCATGGCGGCGGGTATTACAACCTGCGCAGCCTGAGCTGGAAGTAG
- a CDS encoding SDR family NAD(P)-dependent oxidoreductase, protein MSNRFQGKVVLVTGGARGIGYATAERFAQEGARVAICDISADAAQSAAQALKHDGGHDAVGFGCDVTDEAQVEALVTQVIAQLGGLDVLVNNAGVTRDNLLFKMSVDDWDRVMNVHLRGTFLCTRAAQRHMVEQRSGKIVNLSSTSALGNRGQANYSSAKAGLQAFTRTAAIELGPFNINVNAVAPGFVDTEMTRQTAQRRGIDPEEYKRQRAKHIPLGRVGVPRDIANVVAFLCSEDASFVSGQIIYVKGGPETLR, encoded by the coding sequence ATGAGCAATCGCTTCCAGGGAAAGGTGGTTCTAGTGACGGGCGGCGCGCGTGGCATTGGTTACGCCACGGCCGAACGGTTCGCGCAGGAAGGTGCGCGCGTTGCCATCTGCGACATTTCGGCGGATGCTGCGCAAAGCGCGGCGCAGGCGCTGAAGCACGACGGCGGGCATGACGCCGTGGGCTTCGGTTGCGACGTCACCGACGAGGCGCAGGTGGAGGCGCTGGTGACGCAGGTAATCGCCCAACTCGGTGGACTCGATGTGCTCGTGAACAATGCGGGCGTCACGCGCGACAACCTGCTATTCAAGATGTCGGTCGACGACTGGGACCGCGTCATGAACGTCCATCTTCGCGGCACCTTCCTGTGTACGCGCGCCGCGCAACGACATATGGTCGAGCAACGCAGCGGCAAGATCGTCAATCTCTCCTCCACTTCGGCACTGGGCAATCGCGGGCAGGCGAACTACTCGTCGGCCAAGGCCGGGCTTCAGGCCTTCACGCGCACGGCCGCCATCGAACTCGGCCCCTTCAACATCAATGTCAACGCGGTGGCGCCGGGGTTCGTCGATACCGAAATGACGCGTCAAACCGCGCAGCGGCGCGGCATCGACCCTGAGGAATACAAGCGGCAGCGCGCGAAGCACATTCCGCTGGGACGCGTGGGCGTGCCGCGAGACATTGCCAATGTCGTGGCGTTCCTTTGCAGCGAAGACGCGTCGTTCGTCTCGGGGCAGATCATCTATGTCAAGGGCGGTCCGGAGACGTTGCGTTAA
- a CDS encoding FAD-dependent oxidoreductase, with amino-acid sequence MAAFMNTSEHRRADAPGRADETDKMDAAWHAQYDVIVVGYGAAGAVAAIEAADAGARVLLVEKMADPGGISILSAGGVRVSGDAQAAFAYLQHTCGGRTPDDVLRALAIGMTQAPDYLRELARINGAVVRVEAAAGNYPFPGCDALAYADIESIPGFGDPAGYLAARPFRPGCLLFKVLLDNVEARRTTGRIDVWLSTSVDRLVQGAQRDVQGVVLRRDEVSIRVRARRAVVLACGGFEADEEMKRQFFVSTPVLPGSFRGNTGDGIRMAQAAGAALWHMWHHHGPYGIRHPDPSYPFGIYAKILPMWTPERETKPLPKMAWIIVDQRARRYVNEYPPYLSDTGVRQFDHYDPSTYRHDRLPSFLIFDEAGRRMYPMGRSITNDRDAWYEWSHDNLKEVENGLLQVGDSLEALARKLGIDAVEFVRTVNEWNAACDAGHDNAFGRRAETMAPLREGPFYAASLWPVVINTQGGPVHDASQRVLDPFGDPIAGLYAAGELGSVFGHIYMAGGNLAECIVGGRIAGRNAALHAPTGADREAIEDDAGAKNARRA; translated from the coding sequence ATGGCTGCTTTCATGAACACATCGGAACATCGGCGCGCGGACGCACCGGGCAGGGCGGACGAGACGGACAAGATGGACGCCGCGTGGCATGCGCAATACGACGTGATCGTGGTGGGTTACGGCGCAGCGGGCGCGGTTGCCGCCATCGAGGCGGCCGACGCGGGCGCGCGCGTGCTGCTGGTCGAGAAAATGGCCGATCCCGGCGGCATCTCGATCCTCTCCGCCGGCGGCGTTCGCGTGTCCGGCGACGCGCAGGCGGCGTTTGCCTACCTGCAACACACATGCGGCGGCCGCACCCCCGACGACGTATTGCGCGCCCTTGCGATCGGCATGACGCAGGCGCCGGACTACCTTCGCGAACTCGCGCGAATCAACGGCGCTGTCGTGCGCGTTGAAGCGGCGGCGGGCAATTACCCGTTCCCCGGGTGCGATGCGCTGGCCTATGCCGACATCGAATCGATCCCCGGTTTCGGCGATCCTGCAGGCTACCTGGCCGCACGCCCGTTCCGACCCGGCTGCCTGCTCTTCAAGGTTCTGCTCGATAACGTCGAAGCGCGCCGCACAACCGGGCGCATCGACGTATGGCTGTCCACGAGCGTGGACCGACTGGTGCAGGGGGCGCAGCGTGACGTGCAGGGCGTCGTGTTGCGGCGCGACGAGGTATCGATTCGCGTGCGCGCCCGACGCGCGGTGGTGCTGGCCTGCGGCGGCTTCGAGGCGGACGAAGAGATGAAGCGCCAGTTCTTCGTCTCGACGCCGGTATTGCCGGGCAGCTTTCGCGGCAATACGGGAGATGGCATCCGCATGGCGCAGGCGGCGGGCGCCGCACTGTGGCACATGTGGCACCACCACGGCCCGTATGGCATTCGGCACCCAGACCCGTCGTATCCGTTTGGCATCTACGCCAAGATCTTGCCGATGTGGACGCCGGAGCGGGAAACGAAGCCGCTGCCGAAGATGGCGTGGATCATCGTGGATCAACGCGCGCGGCGCTACGTCAACGAGTATCCGCCGTACCTCTCGGACACCGGCGTGCGCCAGTTCGATCATTACGACCCCAGCACGTATCGACACGACCGCCTGCCGTCGTTCCTTATCTTCGACGAGGCGGGGCGGCGCATGTACCCGATGGGACGCTCGATCACGAACGATCGCGACGCCTGGTACGAGTGGAGTCACGACAACCTGAAAGAGGTGGAGAACGGCCTGCTGCAAGTGGGCGACTCCCTCGAAGCGCTGGCGCGCAAGCTTGGCATCGATGCCGTGGAATTCGTTCGCACCGTGAACGAATGGAACGCCGCGTGCGACGCCGGGCACGACAACGCGTTCGGTCGTCGCGCCGAGACGATGGCGCCATTGCGCGAGGGGCCGTTCTATGCAGCTTCGCTGTGGCCGGTCGTCATCAACACGCAAGGCGGCCCCGTGCACGACGCGTCGCAACGCGTGCTCGATCCGTTTGGCGATCCAATCGCCGGACTTTATGCGGCAGGCGAACTCGGCAGCGTGTTCGGTCACATCTACATGGCGGGCGGCAATCTCGCCGAGTGCATCGTCGGCGGGCGCATCGCCGGGCGAAATGCGGCGCTCCACGCTCCCACCGGCGCCGACAGGGAGGCCATCGAAGACGATGCCGGCGCAAAGAACGCCCGCCGCGCGTGA
- a CDS encoding acetyl-CoA carboxylase biotin carboxyl carrier protein subunit, producing the protein MPHQAVRSEITGTVCQVLVAEGDVVSEDQALLMVESMKMEIPVIAPRAGRVTKVHFNVGDPIGEGDDAVSLDA; encoded by the coding sequence ATGCCCCACCAAGCCGTTCGTTCTGAAATCACCGGCACCGTCTGTCAGGTGCTCGTTGCCGAAGGCGACGTCGTGTCCGAAGATCAGGCGCTGCTGATGGTCGAATCGATGAAGATGGAAATTCCCGTCATTGCGCCGCGAGCCGGACGCGTGACGAAGGTGCACTTCAATGTGGGCGACCCGATCGGCGAAGGCGACGATGCGGTGAGCCTCGACGCCTGA
- a CDS encoding ABC transporter substrate-binding protein: MNELMGRRAAARMTQVIRRWRARAAAAVIALGALSSTAMTSTATAADKTGPAVDRNTLVVALDKEIQSLDALVTASGDSQRYAMSIFDTLYGFDAKGNIVPRMATSYTMSSDGLVYTFKLRPNIKFHNGDTFTSADVKYSIERVIDPTTKSTRRPYFAPVIDSVETPDPLTVRIRLKQPDGVFLNKIAGFLFIVGQKYATSLPNAEAFAAAPVGTGPYRVKTNKVGQFLELERFDDFYGDKPAIRTLVFKYIPEPSSRVNAIVSGEVDIAAMIPLAEVARLRQDAALDIITNPVSSPMHVRLYSNVPDSPLAKRDVRLALNYAVDANAIIKGVFHGVGAPMGTFISKYFPYGGDPSVAPYPYDPAKARALLRQAGYPNGFSIKLYDAVGTPKEFAEALAAYWGQVGVKVDINRIDYAAWSRLNNTHKTGPMTTTQFTNAIYDPIHPVAGSFSKEGAWSDYYNSEVEALLKQLDTTTGAEARGALFRKIGKILHDDASAVLVTELFNVFAKKKGLTWEVQQGSGFLNFRKVAWH, from the coding sequence ATGAATGAATTGATGGGACGACGCGCCGCAGCGCGCATGACGCAGGTGATACGGCGCTGGCGGGCGAGGGCGGCAGCCGCCGTCATTGCCCTCGGGGCCCTGAGCTCGACGGCAATGACGTCCACGGCGACGGCCGCCGACAAGACGGGGCCGGCGGTCGATCGGAACACGCTCGTCGTGGCGCTCGACAAGGAAATTCAGAGCCTCGATGCACTGGTCACCGCAAGCGGCGACTCCCAGCGCTACGCGATGTCGATCTTCGACACGCTTTACGGTTTCGATGCGAAGGGCAACATCGTGCCGCGCATGGCCACCAGCTATACGATGTCCAGCGACGGCCTGGTCTATACATTCAAGCTGCGCCCGAACATCAAGTTCCACAACGGCGACACCTTCACCTCGGCCGATGTGAAGTACTCGATCGAGCGGGTGATCGACCCGACCACCAAAAGCACGCGTCGCCCGTATTTCGCGCCGGTCATCGACAGCGTCGAGACACCCGACCCGCTCACCGTGCGCATCCGCCTGAAGCAACCCGACGGCGTGTTCCTCAACAAGATCGCGGGCTTCCTCTTCATCGTCGGCCAGAAGTACGCGACATCGCTGCCGAACGCTGAGGCGTTTGCCGCCGCGCCCGTCGGCACCGGCCCCTATCGCGTAAAGACGAACAAAGTCGGTCAGTTCCTCGAACTCGAACGCTTCGACGACTTCTACGGCGACAAACCCGCCATCAGGACGCTCGTCTTCAAGTACATTCCCGAGCCGTCGAGCCGGGTCAACGCGATCGTCTCGGGCGAAGTCGATATTGCCGCCATGATCCCGCTGGCCGAAGTCGCCCGCCTGCGGCAGGACGCGGCGCTGGACATCATCACGAACCCGGTGTCCTCGCCAATGCACGTTCGCCTCTACTCGAACGTGCCGGATTCGCCGCTGGCCAAGCGCGACGTACGCCTCGCCCTGAACTACGCCGTTGACGCGAACGCCATCATCAAGGGCGTGTTTCACGGCGTTGGCGCACCCATGGGCACGTTCATCTCGAAGTACTTCCCGTACGGCGGAGACCCCAGCGTCGCCCCGTATCCATATGACCCCGCGAAAGCACGCGCCTTGCTCCGGCAGGCCGGCTATCCGAATGGCTTCTCCATCAAGCTCTACGACGCCGTCGGCACACCCAAGGAATTTGCCGAAGCCCTTGCCGCCTATTGGGGGCAGGTTGGCGTGAAGGTCGACATCAACCGCATCGACTATGCCGCATGGAGTCGCCTGAACAACACGCACAAGACGGGGCCGATGACGACCACGCAATTCACCAACGCGATCTACGACCCCATTCACCCGGTGGCGGGCTCGTTCTCGAAGGAGGGTGCATGGTCGGACTACTACAACTCTGAAGTCGAAGCGCTCCTCAAGCAGCTCGATACGACGACGGGCGCCGAAGCGCGCGGCGCGTTGTTTCGCAAGATCGGCAAAATCCTTCACGACGACGCCTCCGCCGTACTTGTCACGGAACTCTTCAATGTCTTCGCCAAGAAGAAGGGGCTGACCTGGGAAGTGCAGCAAGGCTCGGGCTTCCTCAACTTCCGCAAAGTCGCGTGGCATTGA
- a CDS encoding acyl-CoA carboxylase subunit beta: MIFDVNKRSYRRDIDAYMVLHIIVIYFNIWISGKALAFRDHCTAGTLMDQRKIDELHARREAVRTATPASAIDKLREQGKLTARERIALLLDDGSFVEMGVHAHSAHPSLRERTPADGIVTGHGTIDGRIVYVAADDASVLGGTRGRVGEIKIARMREAALRHRKPFIALMEAGAARVQESFGAMAANMGARFADHFRLSGQVPQLAAILGPAFGGPSFTAAQSDFTALARGTGVMGMSGPLVVKVGTGESVTAEAIGGADVSETVTGQADYVGETEVDTLRSLRTFLSFLPSHSGELPPVANAQPAALDTAEGREKLRALIPDVGRQAYDMKRVLGLIVDAGDLFHYRPRYGPNLITAFGRIDGQPVGFVASNPMARGGVMDEKTAQKARKFVDLCDAFHIPLVFICDAPGFLVGPEIEKHRMVSLAARLLNTVCAASVPKITIVARKAIGLAYLAMCGRAMRPDYLAAWPGAHFDVMGPEAGVELVYGRDIAAAPDPAARKAEIMARLDEQSSAYEAAAQGWIDDVIDPAETRDAIRRALAASSDSRQPGFKHRIDP, encoded by the coding sequence ATGATCTTCGATGTCAATAAGCGATCATACCGACGCGACATCGATGCTTACATGGTGCTTCATATAATCGTTATTTATTTCAATATATGGATATCCGGAAAGGCCCTTGCCTTCCGTGACCATTGCACTGCCGGGACGCTCATGGACCAACGGAAAATCGACGAACTGCATGCCCGCCGGGAGGCCGTCCGGACCGCGACCCCGGCGTCTGCCATCGATAAGTTGCGCGAGCAAGGCAAGCTCACCGCGCGTGAGCGCATCGCGTTGTTGCTCGACGACGGCAGCTTCGTCGAGATGGGCGTGCATGCGCATAGCGCGCATCCTTCGCTGCGCGAGCGCACTCCGGCCGACGGCATTGTCACGGGGCACGGCACGATCGATGGCCGCATCGTCTACGTCGCTGCCGACGATGCGAGCGTGCTTGGCGGCACGCGTGGGCGTGTGGGCGAAATCAAAATTGCGCGGATGCGAGAGGCCGCGCTGCGACATCGCAAACCGTTCATCGCGTTGATGGAAGCGGGTGCGGCACGGGTACAGGAGAGCTTTGGGGCGATGGCGGCGAATATGGGCGCGCGCTTTGCCGATCACTTCCGCCTGTCGGGACAGGTCCCTCAACTCGCCGCGATACTCGGACCCGCTTTCGGCGGGCCGTCGTTCACGGCGGCACAGTCGGACTTCACGGCGCTGGCGCGCGGCACGGGCGTGATGGGCATGTCGGGGCCGCTCGTCGTCAAAGTCGGCACCGGCGAGTCTGTCACCGCCGAGGCGATTGGCGGGGCCGATGTCAGCGAGACGGTCACCGGGCAGGCCGACTATGTCGGCGAGACGGAGGTCGATACCTTGCGCAGCCTGCGCACGTTTCTGTCGTTTCTGCCCAGCCACAGCGGCGAACTTCCGCCGGTCGCCAACGCGCAGCCTGCAGCGCTGGACACGGCTGAGGGCCGGGAGAAGCTGCGCGCGCTGATTCCCGACGTCGGGCGTCAGGCCTACGACATGAAGCGCGTGCTGGGCCTGATCGTCGACGCGGGCGACCTGTTCCATTACCGGCCGCGATATGGCCCCAATCTGATTACGGCATTCGGTCGCATCGACGGCCAGCCGGTCGGCTTCGTGGCCTCCAATCCGATGGCGCGCGGCGGTGTGATGGACGAGAAGACGGCGCAAAAGGCGCGCAAGTTCGTCGATCTGTGCGATGCGTTTCACATCCCGCTCGTCTTCATCTGCGACGCGCCGGGCTTTCTCGTCGGTCCGGAAATCGAGAAACACCGCATGGTGTCGCTCGCAGCCCGTCTGCTCAATACGGTATGCGCGGCATCGGTGCCGAAAATCACGATTGTGGCGCGCAAGGCGATCGGATTGGCCTATCTCGCGATGTGCGGCCGCGCCATGCGTCCGGACTACCTTGCCGCCTGGCCGGGCGCGCACTTCGACGTGATGGGACCGGAGGCCGGTGTGGAACTGGTGTATGGCCGCGACATTGCGGCCGCGCCGGACCCGGCCGCGCGCAAGGCTGAGATCATGGCGCGGCTGGACGAACAGTCGAGCGCGTACGAGGCCGCCGCACAGGGCTGGATCGACGACGTTATCGATCCGGCCGAGACGCGCGACGCCATCCGTCGCGCACTCGCGGCGTCGTCGGATTCGCGACAGCCGGGCTTCAAGCACCGTATCGATCCCTGA
- a CDS encoding enoyl-CoA hydratase/isomerase family protein — MAIDFSVNDGVATVRLNRPEALNAIDYPMRTRLQGVWRHIGNSPEIRAVVVTGAGDRAFSSGADLRQTPPPSTSFAAQAFRGEGAEPETGSLTLGMDFDTPVICAFNGLAYGGGLEIGLACDIRIAADTARFALPEVTLGSMPGSGGTQRLPRLVGSANAMWMLLTGESIDAQTALRIGLVSHVVAPDELVATATGIARRIADAAPLAVRAIKQAARDGMDMPLPVALNHERYMWGLLRDTEDRKEGRAAFADKRAPVFRAR; from the coding sequence ATGGCCATCGACTTTTCCGTGAACGACGGCGTCGCGACGGTGCGACTGAACCGTCCAGAAGCGCTCAATGCCATCGACTATCCGATGCGTACCCGGCTTCAAGGGGTATGGCGACACATCGGCAACTCGCCCGAGATCCGCGCCGTGGTCGTGACGGGGGCCGGGGATCGCGCCTTTAGCAGCGGCGCCGATCTTCGGCAGACGCCGCCCCCATCGACGTCGTTCGCCGCGCAGGCCTTTCGCGGCGAGGGCGCAGAGCCGGAGACCGGATCGCTCACACTGGGCATGGACTTCGATACCCCGGTCATCTGCGCCTTCAACGGCCTCGCCTACGGTGGCGGGTTGGAGATCGGCCTCGCCTGCGACATTCGCATCGCCGCCGATACGGCGCGTTTTGCGCTGCCCGAGGTGACGCTCGGCTCGATGCCGGGTTCAGGCGGCACACAGCGCTTGCCGCGTCTGGTGGGCAGCGCCAACGCCATGTGGATGCTCCTGACCGGCGAGTCCATCGACGCGCAGACAGCGCTTCGCATCGGCCTGGTAAGTCACGTGGTCGCGCCAGACGAACTCGTCGCGACGGCGACGGGCATCGCGCGCCGTATTGCCGACGCCGCCCCGCTCGCCGTACGCGCGATCAAGCAGGCCGCCCGCGACGGCATGGACATGCCCTTGCCGGTGGCGCTCAACCATGAGCGGTACATGTGGGGACTGCTGCGCGACACGGAAGATCGCAAGGAAGGGCGCGCTGCGTTTGCCGATAAGCGTGCCCCGGTGTTTCGCGCACGGTGA
- a CDS encoding IclR family transcriptional regulator — MTRTSHHAGDIELELADVHPDIHADIHADRPANRLAKTAAGRRANEGTQSIQRAIAVLRLIAMRGPQGLRLHEIAEGLGLERITAHRIVKGLAFSNMLQLDAQARRYSLGHTAYLLGQTASPAFDLRERCQPTLRRLAEMTGDSVFLMVRSGYEAVCFDHLQGSYPIRTHSLKIGARRALGAGAGAMALLAALPDSEVEAAIAANAVHLPRYRDISPARLREMVAKTREDGYATNVQTVIADVSAIGMTLPRKHGPAFVSISIASIASRMAGAHLGEALQALRQETAALGRHLDDARIAWGGMGDGVVG, encoded by the coding sequence ATGACCCGAACTTCACATCACGCCGGCGACATCGAACTCGAGCTCGCCGATGTCCATCCCGACATTCACGCCGACATTCACGCCGATAGACCCGCCAATCGTCTTGCCAAGACGGCTGCCGGGCGACGCGCGAACGAAGGCACGCAGAGCATTCAGCGAGCGATCGCCGTGTTGCGCCTCATCGCCATGCGTGGCCCGCAAGGCTTACGTCTGCACGAAATCGCCGAAGGGCTGGGACTCGAGCGGATCACCGCCCATCGCATCGTCAAAGGACTCGCGTTCAGCAACATGCTGCAACTCGACGCGCAGGCGCGCCGCTATTCGCTCGGGCACACGGCGTATCTGCTCGGCCAGACGGCGTCTCCCGCGTTCGATCTCAGAGAGCGTTGTCAGCCGACGTTGCGGCGTCTGGCCGAGATGACCGGGGACTCCGTCTTCCTGATGGTGCGAAGCGGTTATGAAGCCGTCTGTTTCGACCACTTGCAGGGCAGCTACCCCATTCGCACGCACAGCCTGAAGATCGGTGCGCGTCGTGCGCTCGGCGCGGGCGCTGGCGCCATGGCGTTGCTAGCGGCGCTGCCCGACAGCGAGGTGGAAGCCGCCATCGCCGCCAACGCCGTGCACCTGCCCCGCTATCGGGATATTTCCCCCGCACGCCTGCGCGAGATGGTCGCAAAGACGCGTGAGGACGGCTATGCAACGAACGTGCAAACGGTGATCGCAGACGTCAGCGCCATCGGCATGACGCTGCCACGCAAGCATGGACCGGCGTTCGTCTCGATCAGCATTGCATCGATCGCGTCGCGCATGGCGGGCGCGCACCTCGGCGAAGCGCTGCAAGCGCTGCGACAGGAGACCGCAGCGCTCGGCCGTCATCTGGACGATGCGCGCATTGCCTGGGGCGGCATGGGCGATGGCGTTGTCGGTTAG
- a CDS encoding acetyl-CoA carboxylase biotin carboxylase subunit — MFEKVLVANRGAVAARVIRALREMNIRSVAVCSEADATLPYLAQADEVYAIGPAPATSSYLDQDRLMDVLLRSRADAVHPGYGFLSENADFARRVIAAGATFIGPSPRWIEAMGHKTRARELMARYGMPMSPSSGLLDDHTESISAAARAIGYPVLIKPAAGGGGIGMVPARDEVSLLAAIAQARSVSQKSFGNAELYLEKLIERPRHIEFQVLADKAGNACHLFERDCSVQRRHQKVIEESPAPLLSRRDMETTAGKIATLLQTIGYDVIGTAETLFGADGTCNFLEMNTRLQVEHAVTEAITGVDLVKSQIRLAAGEPLAAVVPDAPRVNGHAIEVRVYAEDPVRFLPSPGKLTAFELPAGDGIRVETGYAQGNAVTPYYDPLLAKIIVHATDRPAAIRRMREALQSTGISGVKTNIPFALRVLDDELFQLGHVHTALGTEILAGAHA, encoded by the coding sequence ATGTTTGAGAAGGTCCTCGTCGCGAATCGCGGCGCAGTCGCCGCGCGCGTCATTCGCGCGTTGCGCGAGATGAATATCCGTTCCGTTGCCGTGTGCTCCGAAGCGGACGCCACATTGCCCTATCTGGCACAGGCCGATGAGGTCTATGCCATCGGCCCTGCGCCCGCGACATCGAGCTATCTCGATCAGGATCGTCTCATGGACGTGCTCCTGCGCTCGCGGGCCGATGCCGTGCACCCCGGCTATGGTTTTCTGTCGGAGAACGCCGATTTTGCGCGCCGCGTGATCGCGGCGGGCGCGACGTTCATCGGGCCGTCGCCGCGCTGGATCGAGGCCATGGGTCACAAGACGCGTGCGCGCGAGCTAATGGCGCGCTACGGCATGCCGATGTCGCCAAGTTCGGGGCTGCTCGACGACCACACCGAGTCGATCAGTGCTGCCGCGCGTGCCATCGGATACCCGGTACTGATCAAGCCCGCCGCCGGTGGCGGCGGCATCGGGATGGTGCCGGCGCGCGACGAAGTCTCGCTGCTCGCGGCGATCGCTCAGGCACGTTCGGTCTCTCAAAAGAGTTTCGGCAACGCAGAGCTTTACCTCGAGAAGTTGATCGAGCGCCCACGCCACATCGAATTCCAGGTGCTCGCGGACAAGGCCGGGAATGCCTGTCACTTGTTCGAGCGCGATTGCTCGGTGCAGCGTCGTCACCAGAAGGTGATCGAGGAGTCGCCTGCCCCGCTGCTTTCGCGTCGCGATATGGAGACCACGGCGGGGAAGATTGCCACATTGCTCCAGACCATCGGATACGACGTCATCGGCACGGCGGAAACGCTGTTCGGGGCGGACGGCACCTGCAATTTCCTCGAAATGAATACGCGTTTGCAGGTCGAGCACGCGGTGACGGAAGCGATTACAGGCGTCGATCTCGTGAAGTCGCAGATTCGCCTCGCGGCAGGTGAGCCGCTGGCGGCGGTCGTGCCGGACGCGCCGCGGGTCAACGGGCACGCCATCGAAGTGCGTGTGTACGCCGAGGATCCGGTGCGCTTCCTCCCCTCGCCCGGCAAACTCACCGCCTTCGAACTCCCGGCTGGCGATGGCATACGCGTTGAGACAGGTTACGCGCAGGGCAACGCCGTTACCCCGTATTACGATCCGTTGCTGGCGAAGATCATCGTGCACGCCACGGATCGTCCCGCCGCCATTCGTCGCATGCGAGAAGCCCTGCAATCGACCGGGATAAGCGGCGTGAAAACCAATATCCCCTTCGCGCTCCGGGTCCTGGACGACGAATTGTTCCAGCTCGGCCATGTTCACACGGCGCTGGGCACCGAAATCCTGGCGGGCGCACACGCCTGA